The genomic region CTGCAGCGGCGCCCTCCCGGCGAGCGACAGGCCAAAGGCGAGAAGCACCATGGGGACAGCCCCGCCGGCAAGCATGTCGATGGGTTTCTGCAGCAGCTCGGGTTCCTGCCAGCCAGTCACGGCAACCACGACGCCGAGCGCGGAGGCGATGATCATGGGGTTGGACAGCGGCTGGAACAGCACCTTCTTCCACGAGATCCGGGCACCGGAGAACAGCCCCAGGAGCGTGAGGTAGAACGGGGCCATGACCAGGAGCTGCACCAGGAGCACCGGGGCCACGTGCTGGGCGGTGCCGACGGCGTACAGCGAGACCGGAATGCCGATGTTGTTGGCGTTGGCGTAGCTGCTGGCCATCGCGCCGACGGCGGTCTCCGCAGCGGGGCGCCGGAAGAACAGGAAGCTCAGCAGCCAATAAAGAAGCCCCACCGCCGTTGCCGAAAGCAGCGCCAGCGGGGCGTCCGTTCCGAGTGCGGCACGGATGTCCGAGCCGGCCACCACGGTATAGAGCAGGGCGGGGTTGGTGATGTAGAAGGCGGTGCGGGTCAACGCACCCTGGACTTCCGGCCCCAGGACGCGGAACCTGGCAGCGAGGTAACCGACGGCGATGACTGCAGAAACGATGAGTATTCCGGAGACGACGCCGCCCACTCTTGACCCTTCTATTCATGTGTATTCCGCACGGCCGGCTCCCGTTGCGCGAGGAGGTCCGGCCGTGCGGAGGATGGAGACCGCGCTACCGCGGCAGCCCTAGCGGACCAGGCAGGGGCGCTTCGGGTCGAAGGACCAGCCGTCGATGTAGTACTGCATGCCGATGCTGTCGTCGCGGGCATCCAGTCCGTGCTCCAGGTACAGCTGGTGCGCCTTGTCCAGCGCACCGCGGTCCAGTTCGATGCCGAGCCCGGGGGCGTCCGGAACCTCGATGGCGCCGCCCTTGATCTGCAGCGGGTTCTTGGTGAGGCCTTGTCCGTCCTGCCAGATCCAGTGCGTGTCCAGCGCTGTGATCTCTCCGGGTGCTGCCGCACCGGTGTGCGTGAACATGGCCAGCGAGATATCGAAATGGTTGTTCGAGTGCGAGCCCCAGGTCAGGCCGAACTCGTTGCACAGCTGCGCCACGCGGACCGAGCCGTGCATGGTCCAGAAGTGCGGGTCCGCCAGTGGAATGTCGACGGCGTTGCTGCGGATGGCGTGGGACATCTCCCGCCAGTCCGTGGCGATCATGTTGGTGGCCGTCTTCAGTCCGGTGGCGCGGCGGAATTCCGCCATGACCTCGCGCCCGGAGAAGCGGCCTTCCGCGCCGCAGGGGTCCTCGGCGTAGGCCACGACGCCCTGCATCCGCTTGCCCAGCCGGATGGCCTCCTCGAGCAGCCAGCCGCCGTTCGGATCCAGCGTGACGCGGGCATCAGGGAAGCGCTTGGCGAGGGCCGTGACCACGTCCACCTCGTCGTCGCCGGAGAGCACGCCGCCCTTGAGCTTGAAGTCACTGAAGCCGTAGCGCTCCTGCGCGGCTTCGGCCAGGGCAACAACGGCCTCGGGAGTCATTGCCTCCTGGCGGCGCAGTTCCTCCCAGCGGTCCGACGGCGCGTCCTCCACCAGGTAGGGCAGTTCCGTCCGCTTGTGGTCGCCGATGAAGAACAGGTATCCGAGCATGGGCACGGACGTCCGCTGCTGCCCGTCGCCCAACAGTTCTGCCACGGGGACGCCAAGGAACTGGCCGTGCAAGTCCAGCAGCGCGGATTCGACGGCGGTGACGGCGTGGACGGTGGTGCGCAGGTCGAAGGTCTGCAGGCCACGGCCGCCGGCGTCGCGGTCGGCGAACTCGGCCGCGATTTCGCGGAGCAGGGAGCGGTAGCGGGCCACGGGCTTACCGGCGATCAGGCTGCCGGCTTCCTCGATGGTGGTGCGGATCTTCTCTCCGCCGGGCACCTCGCCGAGGCCGGTCCGGCCGTCGGAGTCCGTCACGATGACCACGTTCCGGGTGAAGAACGGCCCGTGGGCGCCGCTGAGGTTCATCAGCATGCTGTCATAGCCCGCAACCGGGACTACTTCCACGCGGGCAATTGTCGGCTGGGCGGTCACGCGTTGACCTCCTCTTTCTCTGCGGCGGGGACCACGTCACCGTCGATCCGGCGGTTCAGCTGCCACGGGTTGGCGTCCTTGAGCGGTGCGGGCAGCAGTTCCTGGGGCAGGTTCTGGTAGGCGACCGGCCGGAGGAACCTGTTAATTGCCAGCGTACCGACGGATGTGGTGCGCGTGTCAGACGTGGCGGGGAAGGGGCCGCCGTGAACCATGGCGTGTCCAACTTCGACGCCGGTGGGCCAGCCGTTCACGATGATGCGTCCCACCTTCTGTTCCAGGGCAGGGATCAGGCGTGCCGCCGTCGGGTAGTCCTCTTCGGTGAGCTGCAGGGAAGCGGTGAGCTGCCCCTCAATCCGGTTAGTGGCCTCGATGAGTTCCTCGGCTGAGGAGTAGCGGATCACCAGGCTGGCCGCGCCGAAGATTTCCGCGTGCAGGACCTCGTTGCTGATGAAGTTGCTGATGTCCGTGCCGAAGATGGCCGGTGCTGGGGCGTTCTGGGTGGGACCGGGAGCTCCGGTGCCGACGACGGTCACGTTCTCGGCGGCGCCGAGCGCCTCGGTTCCGGAGTTCCAGGAACCGGCGATGCCCGCGGTCAGCATCGTCTGTCCGGCACATGTGGAAACAGCGCGTCCGACGGCGGCAGCCAGTTTGTCGCCTGCCTCACCGGCGGGGGCGAACAGCAGGCCGGGGGAGGTGCAGAGCTGGCCGGAGCTGCCGGTGACGGCGGTGACGTACTGCTGCGCCAGGGCGTCGATTTTTTCGGCGGAGCCGTTGAGGGCACCGGGGAAGACGAACACGGGGTTGAGGGAGGACATCTCCGCGTAAACGGGGATGGGTTCCGGGCGTGCGGCGGCGGTGCGCATCAGCGCGATGCCGGCGCTCTGGGAGCCGGTGAAACCGACGGCCTTGATGGCCGGATCGGCCACGAGGGCTTGGCCGATGCTGCTGCCCGGGCCGTAGATGAGGGAGAAGACGCCCGGATGGAGACCGAAGTCCTTGACCGCCTTGGCGATGGCCTGGCCCACCAGTTCGCTGGTGCCGGGGTGGGCGTTGTGTGCCTTGAAGACCACGGGGCAGCCGGCGGCGAGGGCGGAGGCGGTGTCCCCGCCCGCCGTCGAGAAGGCCAGCGGGAAGTTGCTAGCGCCGAAGACGGCGACAGGGCCCAGCGGGATCTGGCGCTGGCGGATGTCAGCGCGCGGCAGGGGCGTGCGGTCCGGGAGTGCGGGGTCGATGCGGACGCCGCGGAAGTCGCCCTGGCGGACGACATTCGCGAAGAGCCGCAGCTGTCCCGTGGTGCGGGCGCGTTCGCCCTGCAGCCGGGCGGCGGGCAGGCCGGTCTCTTGGCCGGCGCGGACGCTCAGTTCGTCGCCGATGGCTTCGATGTTGTCCGCGATGGCGTCCAGGAATGCGGCGTGGGTTTCGGGGTCAAGCGAGCTGAAGGACTCGAAGGCCTCGGCGGCCGCGGCCGTGGCGGCCTTGAGCTGCTCCTCAGTGAGCAGGGTGTAGGCGGGCTCAAGCTGTTCGTTGGTGGCCGGGTTGAAGGCGAAGGTGGTCTTGCCTTCGCCGGCAACGGCTTGTCCGGCAATCAGGGAGTGTCCGGTGAGGGTCACGATTTGTTCCTCCTGGGTAAAGGTGGGAGCTGGCTGTTAGGAGACCTTGGCGATGAGTACCTTGAGATCCGCGAGGTCCTGCACCGCCATGTTCTGCAGCGGGGGACGGACGCCGCCGGCGGAACGGCCGATGGCGTCCAAGCCGCCTTTGACGATGGAGACGGCGTAGCCCTTCACGCGGTCGCGGATGTCCAGGTAGGGGATGACGAACTCGTTGAGCTTCTGGTTGACGGCCACGCGGTCGTTGTTGCGCACGTCCTTGTAGAAGTCGAGCGCGAACTGCGGCACGAAGTTGTACATCGCGCTGGAATAGGTGCTCATGCCCAGCTGCAGGAGCGGCAGCGCGAAGGTCTCTGCCGTGGGGAGGCCGCCGAGGTAGAACAGGCGGTCGCCCAGCTTGGCGTAGACGCGGGCGTCGTGCTCGAGGTCGCCCACACCGTCCTTGAAGCCAATCAGGTTTTCGTGCCGGTCCGCCAGGGTGGCTACCGTGGTGTCCTTGTAGATGGCGTTGGCGCGGTTGTAGATGATCACGCCGAGCGACGTGGCCCGGCAAACGGCGCTGACGTGCTCGATCAGGCCACCCTGGTCGGCTTCGGTCAGGTACGGCGGCAGGAGCAGGATGCCCTCGGCACCGGCGGCCTCGGCAGCCCTGGCGTTCTCGATAGCCTGGGCGGTGGAACCGCCGGCGGAAGCCAGAACGGGGACGGTGCTGCCGACTTCCTCGACGGCGGCGCGGACCACGCGGGCCGACTCGGCCGGGGTGAGGGAGAAGCCCTCACCCGTGCCGCCGGCGGCGAAAAGCCCTGCCACGGGGTAGCTGGCCTGCCACGCCAGGTGCTTGCGGTAGTTCTCCTCGTCGAACTGCAGCTCTGCATCGAAGGAGGTCACGGGGAAGGACAGCAGCCCGTCCTTGAGGGTGTTGGCGAGTTCCTGGGGTGAAAGTTTTGCCACGGGATGTCCTTGGAGTCGGTGCCGGAAGCGGCGCGGGCTGGCTAGTGGTTCCTTTTTAGACTAGGGAGGCCCGTCCATGCCTGTCCAAGTGCATTTTTGTATCTATTGATACCCTCGCTGCATTGAGCCGTCGGAGCCAAGGCGCTCAGTTGGCCGCAAACTCCAGATCGCGCAGCAGGCGCACCAGTGCCGGGTTCTTGGCATCACGGCTCCAGATGGCATGCAACTCCACGGGCTCCTCCTCACTGCTGGCCAGTCGCAGGAACGAAACCCCGCGGATGCCCAGTGCAGTTGCCGAGTGCGGCACAAAGGCCACGCCGCGCTTGGCGGCGACGAGCGAGACCATGGTGAGGATCTGGCTCACGGTGTGCACCACGTTTTCGTGCCGGACCGCGTGCAGGCGGACCACGAGGTCGTAGAAGTACCTGGCCTGCGTGGGCGAGTGCATGATGAGCGGCTCGTCCTTGAGGTCCTCGTTTTCGATGTCCCGCTTGAGATCAGTAAGGGGATGCGATGCGGGCACCGCCAGCACCATGGACTCGCGGTACAGCAAGTGCGAGTCGAAAACTTCCGTGTCGAAGGGAGGGCGCGCCAGGCCCAGGTCCAGCTCGCCGGTGAGCAGGCCCTGGATCTGCTCGCCCGTGACCAGCTCCTGGAGATCGATGTCCACGTCCGGCACTATTGCGCCGATTTCTTCCAGCAGCGGGCCAAGGATGCTGAACCCACTCGCCGCCGTGAAGCCGATGCGAAGGTGGCCCTGCCGGCCGGAGGCGATGCGCCGTGCGGTTACCGGTGCCCGGTTGGCCAGTGCCATGAGTCTGCGGGCTTCGTCAAGGAAGGCCCGTCCGGCGGCGGTCAGCTCAACCCGGCGGTTGTCCCGCTCGAGGAGTTCGGCCCCCACCGTCTTCTCCAGTTTCTGGATCTGGCGGCTGAGTGGAGGCTGGGTCATGTTGAGGCGCTCGGCGGCCCGGCCGAAGTGCAGTTCCTCGGCGACGGCTATGAACCCGGTCAGCTGGTCGAAGGTAAACATGATGCTCTCCCGGTATTACTCGATGCATATTTGGGCTTAGACATGCATCATAGTGCCTCCCTACACTCGACCTAGCGAGCCGGGCAGTGACCCGGTTCACATCCCCCTACGGGCTGAGGCAGCCCGCAGTGCAAACGAGGAGTTTCAATGATGCACTTCCCCAACCGCCGCGCCATTCTCGGAGCCGCGTCCGCCATCACCCTGTTGGCCCTGACCGCATGCGGCAACGTTTCCGGCGGCAGCAACGATTCATCGAAGTACCCTAACGGCCCGGTCAACCTCACCGTCGGCCAGGCGCCCGGCGGCAGCACCGACCTCATCGCTCGTGCCATCTCCGAAGGCGCAGCCAAGACCCTCGGCGCACCGATGCCTGTGGTAAACAAGCCGGGTGCCAACGGCGCACTTGCCAGCAAAGAGGTGGCAGGAAAGCCGGCGGACGGCCAGAACCTCCTGCTCATCAACGCTTCCCTGATCACCATCACGCCGCTGGCTGTGACCCAGGACGAGGCCGTCAACATCGATGACTTCGACATCATCACCGGGCTGTCCCAGGACGATTATGTCCTGGTTGCCAGCGAAAAATCCGGCTTCAAATCCATCAAGGACGTGACCTCGGCCGGCCGCAACGTCACTTACGGCACTACTGGCGTCGGCACCGGCAGCCAGCTCGCCCAGACCGTTCTCTTCAAGCAGGCCAACGTGAAGGGCACCGACGTTCCCTTCGACAGCGGCAAGCCAGCACTGACCGCCGTCCTGGGCAACCAGGTGGAACTGGCCACCATCCAGCTCGGCGAGGCCATGCCCCAGATCGAGGCCGGCAAGGTGTCCCCGCTGCTCGTCTTCTCGGAGGAGCGCAACTCCTTCCTGGCTGACACACCCACCGCAAAGGAATCCGGCTATGACGTTCCGGTCGCTCAGTACCGTGCCGTCGCCGCTCCCAAGGGAACCCCGCAGGAAGTCAAGGACAAGCTCCTTGCCGCCATCCAGGACACCCTGAAGTCGGATGCGTACAAGGAGTTCAACAAGAAGAACATGCTGACCCCGAAGGAAATCTCCGGTGAGGAAGTAGTCACGCAGTGGAAGGACTACGCAGCCAAGTACAAGGCCCTGGTGGAGAAGTACAGCATCAGCCTCGCCGGGAACAAGTGATTCCTGTGCAGGCACCATCACCGGTATCCGGCGGAGGAGACAGTTCCAACGCTGTTTCCTCCGCCGGGAACGGCACCAACGATCTCCCTGACGTTGAGCTTGATGATCTGACGCCCGAGCAGCTGGCGGCCCAGTGGGAGGAAGAAAAACCGCCGGCCGCCGGCGCGATGGCCAACGTGGGGTCCTCCCTCGTGGTCATCGGCGTCGGCATCGGAGCCGTGGTCCTGTCCATCGCAATGGGTCTGGGCACACCGTCCGCCCCGCAACCCGGCCTGTGGCCCTTCATGATCAGCTGCGTCATGGTGGTCCTCGGGCTGTTCCAGCTGATCATGGGCCGGCACAACCGGGACGCGGAGAAGTTCACCCGCATGTCCGTGGCCCCGCTGACCGGTCTGGTCACCCTGGCCGCCATGGTGGCCCTCATGCCGCTGGCCGGCTTCGAACTGCCCGCCCTGGTGCTGTGCATCATCTGGATGCGCTTCCTCGGCGGCGAAACCTGGCGCTCCACGCTCGTGGTCAGCGCCGTCGTCGTGGCAGCTTTCTACGGCATCTTCGTGACGGCGCTCAACACTTCCATCCCCCACCTCTTCTAGGAGACCACCGTGGATTTCCTGAATCCCGTGATCAACGGATTTGCAGTCGTCCTGGAGCCAATGAACCTCCTGTACTGCCTGATCGGCGTCGTCATCGGCATGCTGATCGGTGTATTGCCCGGTCTGGGGCCCGCGGCAACCATCGCCATCCTGCTCCCGCTCACCTACAACGTTGAGCCCGTCACCGCCATCATCATGCTGGCCGGCATCTTCTACGGTGCCCAGTACGGCGGCACCATCACGTCGGTGCTGCTGCGGCTGCCCGGCGAGGCATCCTCGGTAGTGACTGTCTTCGACGGCTACCAGATGGCCAAGCAGGGACGGGCCGGCACGGCCCTGGGCCTGGCATCCATTGGCTCGTTCATTGGCGGCACCGCAGCCATCATCGGTCTGACGTTCCTGGCTCCGATCGTGGCGAGCTTCGCCCTGGACTTTGGTCCCGCCGAATACACCGCCCTGGCGCTGCTGGGCATCCTGCTGGTGGCCACCATAAGCAGCGGCTCAAAGACCAAGGCACTCATCGCCGCCGCCCTCGGCCTGCTGCTGGCGACCGCTGGCCGGGACATCTTCACCGGTGAAAACCGGTTCACCTTTGGCAGCCTGGAGTTGGCCGACGGCATCGACTTCGTGCCGATCGCCATGGGCATCTTCGGCCTCGGCGAGATCCTCTACAACCTCGAGGAGCGCCACCGCGCCGCAAAGGCGCCCTCCGCCGTCGCAAACGTCTGGCCCTCCCGGGGTGACCTCAAGCAGGCGTCCGGTGCCATCGGGCGCGGCTCGGTCCTCGGGTTCTTCCTGGGCATCCTGCCCGGCGGCGGTGCCACCATCGCCTCCATGGCCTCCTACGCCATGGAGAAGAAGCGCGCCAAGCAGCCCGAGCGCTTCGGCAAGGGCGCGCCGGAGGGCGTGGCCGGGCCGGAAACCGCCAACAACGCCGCGGCAACGTCCTCGTTCATTCCGCTGCTGACCCTCGGCATCCCGGCCAACGCCACCATGGCGCTGATGTTCGGCGCGCTGCTGATCCAGGGCGTCACCCCGGGTCCGCAGCTCGTGGAGCAGGACCCGGAACTGTTCTGGGGCGTGGTGAACTCCATGTACATCGGCAACATCCTGCTGCTGATCATGAGCCTGCCGCTGGTGGGGATCTTCGTGAAGATCCTCCGCGTCCGCGCCGCCATCCTGGCGCCCATCACGGCGCTGATCACCCTGCTCGGCGCGTACACGATCAACAACAGCATGTTCGACGTGACGCTCGTGGTTGTCTTCGGAATCATCGGCTACCTGATGAAGAAATTCGGCTTCGAACCGGGTCCGCTGGTGCTCGCATTCGTGCTGGGCTCCCTGCTGGAGAGCTCCCTCCGCCGCGCCCTGCTGGTGTTTGGCGGCGACCCGCTGGGCTTCTTCAGCCGCCCCATCTCCGCCACGCTCCTCATCGTCTTTGTGGTCGTGGCCGCGCTTCCGGGCATCCGCTCCGCGCTGGCCAAGCGCAAGGCCACAGACGCCGCGGGAACCACCGCCACAGAAATCAAG from Arthrobacter globiformis harbors:
- a CDS encoding tripartite tricarboxylate transporter TctB family protein, coding for MQAPSPVSGGGDSSNAVSSAGNGTNDLPDVELDDLTPEQLAAQWEEEKPPAAGAMANVGSSLVVIGVGIGAVVLSIAMGLGTPSAPQPGLWPFMISCVMVVLGLFQLIMGRHNRDAEKFTRMSVAPLTGLVTLAAMVALMPLAGFELPALVLCIIWMRFLGGETWRSTLVVSAVVVAAFYGIFVTALNTSIPHLF
- a CDS encoding tripartite tricarboxylate transporter permease — its product is MDFLNPVINGFAVVLEPMNLLYCLIGVVIGMLIGVLPGLGPAATIAILLPLTYNVEPVTAIIMLAGIFYGAQYGGTITSVLLRLPGEASSVVTVFDGYQMAKQGRAGTALGLASIGSFIGGTAAIIGLTFLAPIVASFALDFGPAEYTALALLGILLVATISSGSKTKALIAAALGLLLATAGRDIFTGENRFTFGSLELADGIDFVPIAMGIFGLGEILYNLEERHRAAKAPSAVANVWPSRGDLKQASGAIGRGSVLGFFLGILPGGGATIASMASYAMEKKRAKQPERFGKGAPEGVAGPETANNAAATSSFIPLLTLGIPANATMALMFGALLIQGVTPGPQLVEQDPELFWGVVNSMYIGNILLLIMSLPLVGIFVKILRVRAAILAPITALITLLGAYTINNSMFDVTLVVVFGIIGYLMKKFGFEPGPLVLAFVLGSLLESSLRRALLVFGGDPLGFFSRPISATLLIVFVVVAALPGIRSALAKRKATDAAGTTATEIKEKV
- a CDS encoding tripartite tricarboxylate transporter substrate binding protein, producing MMHFPNRRAILGAASAITLLALTACGNVSGGSNDSSKYPNGPVNLTVGQAPGGSTDLIARAISEGAAKTLGAPMPVVNKPGANGALASKEVAGKPADGQNLLLINASLITITPLAVTQDEAVNIDDFDIITGLSQDDYVLVASEKSGFKSIKDVTSAGRNVTYGTTGVGTGSQLAQTVLFKQANVKGTDVPFDSGKPALTAVLGNQVELATIQLGEAMPQIEAGKVSPLLVFSEERNSFLADTPTAKESGYDVPVAQYRAVAAPKGTPQEVKDKLLAAIQDTLKSDAYKEFNKKNMLTPKEISGEEVVTQWKDYAAKYKALVEKYSISLAGNK
- a CDS encoding AEC family transporter, with amino-acid sequence MGGVVSGILIVSAVIAVGYLAARFRVLGPEVQGALTRTAFYITNPALLYTVVAGSDIRAALGTDAPLALLSATAVGLLYWLLSFLFFRRPAAETAVGAMASSYANANNIGIPVSLYAVGTAQHVAPVLLVQLLVMAPFYLTLLGLFSGARISWKKVLFQPLSNPMIIASALGVVVAVTGWQEPELLQKPIDMLAGGAVPMVLLAFGLSLAGRAPLQKGDGRTETLVATFLKIAGMPLIVWLLGRFLFGLEGQHLLASVIMAALPTAQNVFLFASPYGRGMTVARDVILCTTILCVGTLLVVAWAAG
- a CDS encoding enolase C-terminal domain-like protein, with the protein product MTAQPTIARVEVVPVAGYDSMLMNLSGAHGPFFTRNVVIVTDSDGRTGLGEVPGGEKIRTTIEEAGSLIAGKPVARYRSLLREIAAEFADRDAGGRGLQTFDLRTTVHAVTAVESALLDLHGQFLGVPVAELLGDGQQRTSVPMLGYLFFIGDHKRTELPYLVEDAPSDRWEELRRQEAMTPEAVVALAEAAQERYGFSDFKLKGGVLSGDDEVDVVTALAKRFPDARVTLDPNGGWLLEEAIRLGKRMQGVVAYAEDPCGAEGRFSGREVMAEFRRATGLKTATNMIATDWREMSHAIRSNAVDIPLADPHFWTMHGSVRVAQLCNEFGLTWGSHSNNHFDISLAMFTHTGAAAPGEITALDTHWIWQDGQGLTKNPLQIKGGAIEVPDAPGLGIELDRGALDKAHQLYLEHGLDARDDSIGMQYYIDGWSFDPKRPCLVR
- a CDS encoding LysR family transcriptional regulator, which produces MFTFDQLTGFIAVAEELHFGRAAERLNMTQPPLSRQIQKLEKTVGAELLERDNRRVELTAAGRAFLDEARRLMALANRAPVTARRIASGRQGHLRIGFTAASGFSILGPLLEEIGAIVPDVDIDLQELVTGEQIQGLLTGELDLGLARPPFDTEVFDSHLLYRESMVLAVPASHPLTDLKRDIENEDLKDEPLIMHSPTQARYFYDLVVRLHAVRHENVVHTVSQILTMVSLVAAKRGVAFVPHSATALGIRGVSFLRLASSEEEPVELHAIWSRDAKNPALVRLLRDLEFAAN
- a CDS encoding aldehyde dehydrogenase (NADP(+)); protein product: MTLTGHSLIAGQAVAGEGKTTFAFNPATNEQLEPAYTLLTEEQLKAATAAAAEAFESFSSLDPETHAAFLDAIADNIEAIGDELSVRAGQETGLPAARLQGERARTTGQLRLFANVVRQGDFRGVRIDPALPDRTPLPRADIRQRQIPLGPVAVFGASNFPLAFSTAGGDTASALAAGCPVVFKAHNAHPGTSELVGQAIAKAVKDFGLHPGVFSLIYGPGSSIGQALVADPAIKAVGFTGSQSAGIALMRTAAARPEPIPVYAEMSSLNPVFVFPGALNGSAEKIDALAQQYVTAVTGSSGQLCTSPGLLFAPAGEAGDKLAAAVGRAVSTCAGQTMLTAGIAGSWNSGTEALGAAENVTVVGTGAPGPTQNAPAPAIFGTDISNFISNEVLHAEIFGAASLVIRYSSAEELIEATNRIEGQLTASLQLTEEDYPTAARLIPALEQKVGRIIVNGWPTGVEVGHAMVHGGPFPATSDTRTTSVGTLAINRFLRPVAYQNLPQELLPAPLKDANPWQLNRRIDGDVVPAAEKEEVNA
- the kdgD gene encoding 5-dehydro-4-deoxyglucarate dehydratase; translation: MAKLSPQELANTLKDGLLSFPVTSFDAELQFDEENYRKHLAWQASYPVAGLFAAGGTGEGFSLTPAESARVVRAAVEEVGSTVPVLASAGGSTAQAIENARAAEAAGAEGILLLPPYLTEADQGGLIEHVSAVCRATSLGVIIYNRANAIYKDTTVATLADRHENLIGFKDGVGDLEHDARVYAKLGDRLFYLGGLPTAETFALPLLQLGMSTYSSAMYNFVPQFALDFYKDVRNNDRVAVNQKLNEFVIPYLDIRDRVKGYAVSIVKGGLDAIGRSAGGVRPPLQNMAVQDLADLKVLIAKVS